In the genome of Streptomyces racemochromogenes, one region contains:
- the prfB gene encoding peptide chain release factor 2, which produces MAVVDVSEELKSLSSTMGSIEAVLDLDKLRADIAVLEEQAAAPSLWDDPEAAQKITSKLSHLQAEVRKAETLRGRIDDLAVLFELAQEMDDADTLAEAEAELTSVRKALDEMEVRTLLSGEYAEREALVNIRAEAGGVDASDFAERLQRMYLRWAERHGYPTEIYETSYAEEAGIKSTTFVVKAPYAYGTLSVEQGTHRLVRISPFDNQGRRQTSFAGVEVLPVVETSDHVEIDESELRVDVYRASGPGGQGVNTTDSAVRITHIPTGIVVSCQNERSQIQNKASAMNVLQAKLLERRRQEEQARMDALKDGGSSWGNQMRSYVLHPYQMVKDLRTEFEVGNPQAVLDGEIDGFLEAGIRWRKQQEQTA; this is translated from the coding sequence GTGGCAGTCGTCGATGTTTCCGAAGAGCTGAAGTCCCTCTCCTCGACCATGGGGTCGATCGAGGCCGTCCTGGACCTCGACAAGCTGAGGGCAGATATCGCCGTGCTCGAGGAGCAGGCCGCCGCGCCGTCCCTGTGGGACGACCCGGAAGCCGCCCAGAAGATCACGAGCAAGCTTTCGCACCTCCAGGCCGAGGTCCGCAAGGCCGAGACCCTGCGCGGCCGCATCGACGACCTCGCGGTGCTGTTCGAACTCGCCCAGGAGATGGACGACGCGGACACCCTCGCCGAGGCCGAGGCCGAGCTGACGTCCGTCCGCAAGGCGCTGGACGAGATGGAGGTCCGGACCCTGCTCTCCGGCGAGTACGCCGAGCGCGAGGCCCTGGTCAACATCCGCGCCGAGGCCGGCGGCGTGGACGCCTCCGACTTCGCCGAGCGCCTCCAGCGCATGTACCTGCGCTGGGCCGAGCGCCACGGCTACCCGACGGAGATCTACGAGACCTCGTACGCGGAAGAGGCCGGCATCAAGTCGACCACCTTCGTCGTCAAGGCCCCGTACGCCTACGGCACCCTCTCCGTCGAGCAGGGCACCCACCGCCTCGTGCGCATCTCCCCCTTCGACAACCAGGGCCGCCGCCAGACCTCCTTCGCGGGCGTCGAGGTGCTGCCGGTCGTCGAGACCAGCGACCACGTCGAGATCGACGAGTCCGAGCTGCGCGTCGACGTGTACCGCGCCTCCGGCCCCGGCGGCCAGGGCGTCAACACCACCGACTCGGCCGTGCGCATCACGCACATCCCGACCGGCATCGTCGTCTCCTGCCAGAACGAGCGCTCGCAGATCCAGAACAAGGCCAGCGCGATGAACGTGCTCCAGGCCAAGCTGCTGGAGCGGCGCCGCCAGGAGGAGCAGGCCAGGATGGACGCGCTCAAGGACGGCGGCAGCTCCTGGGGCAACCAGATGCGCTCCTACGTCCTGCACCCGTACCAGATGGTCAAGGACCTGCGCACGGAGTTCGAGGTCGGCAACCCGCAGGCGGTCCTCGACGGCGAGATCGACGGCTTCCTGGAGGCCGGAATCCGCTGGCGCAAGCAGCAGGAGCAGACCGCGTAA
- the ftsX gene encoding permease-like cell division protein FtsX, protein MRAQFVMSEIGVGLRRNLTMTFAVIISVALSLALFGGSLLMRDQVSAMKGYWYDKVNVTVYLCTKNDALDAAGAAAPGAAAGAPAASAGAAAGSGRPCAKGAVTPEQKQGIESELKKMDLVQTVMYESSDEAYKHYKERFGHTALASVVTPDQMPDSFRVKLKNPEKYEVITSAFAGRDGVQSVADQSTELDNLFALLGTLNWAALGIMLVMLIVALLLIVNTVRVSAFSRRRETGIMRLVGASGFYIQVPFIMEAAVAGLIGAVFACAMLGTGQYFVIDHGIALRDKLQLINFIGWDAVLTKLPLVLVIGLLMPSLAAFVALRKYLKV, encoded by the coding sequence ATGCGCGCCCAGTTCGTCATGTCGGAGATCGGCGTCGGCCTCCGCCGCAATCTCACCATGACCTTCGCGGTCATCATCTCCGTGGCCCTGTCCCTGGCCCTGTTCGGCGGCTCCCTCCTCATGCGCGACCAGGTCAGCGCCATGAAGGGGTACTGGTACGACAAGGTCAACGTCACCGTCTACCTCTGCACGAAGAACGACGCCCTGGACGCGGCCGGCGCCGCCGCCCCGGGCGCGGCCGCGGGTGCGCCGGCGGCCTCCGCCGGCGCCGCCGCGGGCAGCGGCCGGCCCTGCGCCAAGGGGGCGGTCACCCCCGAGCAGAAACAGGGCATCGAGTCCGAGCTGAAGAAGATGGACCTCGTCCAGACCGTCATGTACGAGTCTTCGGACGAGGCCTACAAGCACTACAAGGAGCGCTTCGGCCACACCGCGCTGGCCTCCGTCGTCACCCCCGACCAGATGCCCGACTCCTTCCGGGTCAAGCTGAAGAACCCGGAGAAGTACGAGGTCATCACCTCGGCCTTCGCCGGGCGCGACGGCGTCCAGTCGGTCGCGGACCAGTCCACCGAGCTCGACAACCTCTTCGCCCTGCTCGGCACCCTCAACTGGGCGGCCCTCGGCATCATGCTCGTCATGCTGATCGTGGCCCTGCTGCTGATCGTCAACACGGTGCGCGTCTCGGCGTTCAGCCGCCGGCGCGAGACCGGCATCATGCGGCTCGTGGGTGCCTCCGGCTTCTACATCCAGGTGCCGTTCATCATGGAGGCCGCCGTGGCCGGCCTCATCGGCGCGGTCTTCGCCTGCGCGATGCTCGGCACCGGCCAGTACTTCGTGATCGACCACGGCATCGCGCTCCGCGACAAGCTCCAGCTGATCAACTTCATCGGCTGGGACGCGGTCCTCACGAAGCTGCCGCTGGTGCTGGTCATCGGCCTGCTGATGCCCTCCCTGGCCGCGTTCGTCGCGCTGCGCAAGTACCTGAAGGTATGA
- a CDS encoding isopenicillin N synthase family dioxygenase — protein sequence MPSAHPSSPSSTSSAAASAPALAVIDLSRADDPAERPDFLKQLHAAARDTGFLYLTGHGITEAETSRILELTRAFFALPEADRLAVSNLNSPHFRGYTRIGHELTGGASDWRDQLDVGAERPAPVLGPEDPAYLWLEGPNQWPSALPELREAVLGWQERLAGVAHRLLRELLASIGAAPDFFDAAFADRPHLHTKLIRYPGSAPSGADQGVGAHKDYGFLTLLLQDSVGGLQVVRDGGYVDIEPRPGAFVVNLGELLEIATEGYLRATDHRVVSPPGAVERFSVPFFYNPRLDAVVETVPGDYLRAAPGVAHDASNPLHAEYGRNELKGWVRAHPEVARRWHPALTAV from the coding sequence ATGCCGTCCGCGCACCCCTCTTCCCCTTCCTCCACCTCCTCCGCCGCCGCGTCCGCGCCCGCCCTGGCCGTCATCGACCTCTCTCGGGCCGACGACCCCGCCGAGCGCCCCGACTTCCTGAAGCAGCTGCACGCCGCGGCCCGCGACACCGGCTTCCTGTACCTGACCGGACACGGCATAACCGAGGCGGAGACCTCCCGCATCCTTGAGCTGACCAGGGCTTTCTTCGCGCTCCCGGAGGCCGACCGGCTGGCCGTGAGCAATCTGAACTCCCCGCACTTCCGCGGCTACACCCGCATCGGCCACGAGCTGACCGGCGGAGCCTCCGACTGGCGGGACCAGCTGGACGTGGGCGCGGAGCGGCCGGCGCCGGTCCTGGGGCCGGAGGACCCCGCGTACCTGTGGCTGGAGGGCCCGAACCAGTGGCCGTCGGCGCTGCCGGAGCTGAGGGAGGCGGTCCTGGGCTGGCAGGAGCGCCTGGCCGGGGTGGCGCACCGGCTGCTGCGGGAGCTGCTGGCCTCGATCGGCGCTGCTCCGGACTTCTTCGACGCGGCCTTCGCGGACCGCCCCCACCTGCACACGAAGCTGATCCGCTACCCCGGGTCCGCGCCGTCGGGCGCCGACCAGGGCGTCGGCGCGCACAAGGACTACGGCTTCCTGACGCTGCTGCTCCAGGACTCGGTGGGCGGGCTCCAGGTGGTCCGGGACGGCGGCTACGTAGACATCGAGCCACGGCCGGGCGCGTTCGTGGTGAACCTGGGCGAGCTGCTGGAGATCGCCACCGAGGGGTACCTGCGGGCCACCGACCACCGGGTGGTCAGCCCTCCGGGGGCGGTGGAGCGGTTCTCGGTGCCGTTCTTCTACAACCCGAGGCTGGACGCGGTCGTGGAGACCGTCCCCGGCGACTACCTGCGTGCGGCGCCGGGCGTGGCGCACGACGCGTCGAACCCGCTGCACGCCGAGTACGGCCGCAACGAGCTGAAGGGCTGGGTCCGCGCCCACCCCGAGGTCGCCCGCCGCTGGCACCCGGCCCTCACCGCGGTGTAG
- a CDS encoding serine/threonine-protein kinase, translating to MARKIGSRYTAHQILGRGSAGTVWLGEGPDGPVAVKLLREDLASDQELVGRFVQERSALLGLEHPHVVSVRDLVVDGNDLALVMDLVRGTDLRTRLDRERRLAPEAAVAIVADVADALAAAHAAGVVHRDVKPENVLLDMQGPLGPGGAHPALLTDFGVAKLIDSPRRAGAGRGTAPTTRIIGTPDYLAPEIVEGLPPRAAVDIYALATVLYELLAGFTPFGGGHPGAVLRRHVTETVVPLPGIPDELWQLMVQCLAKAPASRLRASELSARLRDLLPLLAGMPPLDVDEPDDADPEPEPEREPDAGADPVRRRGVVPLVPGSATDSNRDTHTSMRVPGPEELAGGALGTARVPRPAGGHRPGSARHRAEAERKRRLVLSASALALVAAVGLGSWIAVSGDDPAPPPRDGKGRQSAPSQPR from the coding sequence GTGGCACGGAAGATCGGCAGCCGGTACACCGCCCACCAGATCCTGGGGCGCGGCAGCGCGGGCACGGTGTGGCTCGGCGAAGGCCCGGACGGCCCCGTCGCCGTCAAACTCCTGCGCGAGGACCTCGCCTCCGACCAGGAACTGGTCGGACGCTTCGTCCAGGAACGCAGCGCGCTCCTCGGCCTGGAGCACCCGCACGTCGTCTCCGTACGCGACCTCGTCGTCGACGGCAACGACCTCGCCCTCGTCATGGACCTCGTACGCGGCACCGACCTGCGCACCCGCCTCGACCGCGAGCGCCGGCTCGCCCCCGAGGCGGCCGTGGCCATCGTCGCCGACGTCGCCGACGCCCTGGCCGCCGCCCACGCCGCCGGCGTCGTCCACCGCGACGTCAAGCCGGAGAACGTCCTGCTCGACATGCAGGGACCGCTCGGCCCCGGCGGCGCGCACCCCGCGCTCCTCACCGACTTCGGCGTCGCCAAGCTCATCGACTCCCCGCGCCGGGCCGGCGCCGGCCGCGGCACCGCCCCCACGACCCGGATCATCGGGACCCCCGACTACCTGGCCCCGGAGATAGTGGAGGGGCTGCCGCCGCGGGCGGCCGTCGACATATACGCCCTGGCCACCGTGCTGTACGAGCTGCTGGCCGGCTTCACCCCCTTCGGCGGCGGCCACCCCGGCGCGGTGCTGCGCCGGCACGTCACCGAGACCGTCGTCCCGCTGCCGGGCATCCCCGACGAGCTGTGGCAGCTGATGGTCCAGTGCCTGGCCAAGGCCCCCGCCTCCCGGCTGCGCGCCTCCGAGCTGTCGGCCCGGCTCCGGGACCTGCTGCCGCTGCTGGCCGGGATGCCGCCGCTCGACGTGGACGAGCCGGACGACGCCGACCCGGAGCCCGAGCCCGAGCGGGAGCCCGACGCCGGCGCCGACCCGGTCCGCAGGCGGGGCGTGGTCCCACTGGTCCCCGGCTCCGCCACCGACTCCAACCGGGACACCCACACCTCCATGCGCGTCCCGGGCCCCGAGGAGCTGGCGGGCGGGGCACTGGGCACCGCCCGCGTCCCCCGCCCGGCCGGCGGACACCGGCCCGGCTCCGCCCGGCACCGCGCCGAGGCCGAGCGCAAGCGGCGCCTGGTGCTCTCCGCGTCGGCGCTGGCCCTGGTGGCGGCGGTGGGCCTGGGCAGCTGGATCGCCGTCTCCGGCGACGACCCGGCACCTCCGCCGCGCGACGGCAAGGGCCGCCAGTCGGCCCCGTCCCAGCCCAGGTAG
- the ftsE gene encoding cell division ATP-binding protein FtsE: protein MIRFDNVSKSYPKQNRPALRDVSLDIAKGEFVFLVGSSGSGKSTFLRLVLREERATHGQVHVLGKDLAKLSNWKVPHMRRQLGTVFQDFRLLPNKTVAENVAFAQEVIGKPRGEIRKAVPQVLELVGLGGKEGRMPGELSGGEQQRVAIARAFVNRPALLIADEPTGNLDPQTSVGIMKLLDRINRTGTTVIMATHDQQIVDQMRKRVIELEQGRLVRDQSRGVYGYQH, encoded by the coding sequence GTGATCCGATTCGACAACGTCTCCAAGTCCTACCCGAAGCAGAACCGGCCCGCACTCAGAGATGTCTCCCTCGACATCGCCAAGGGCGAGTTCGTCTTCCTGGTCGGCTCCTCCGGCTCCGGCAAGTCCACCTTCCTGCGGCTCGTCCTGCGCGAGGAACGGGCCACCCACGGCCAGGTGCACGTCCTCGGCAAGGACCTCGCGAAGCTCTCCAACTGGAAGGTCCCGCACATGCGGCGCCAGCTGGGCACCGTCTTCCAGGACTTCCGCCTCCTGCCCAACAAGACGGTCGCCGAGAACGTGGCCTTCGCCCAGGAGGTCATCGGCAAACCGCGCGGCGAGATCCGCAAGGCCGTCCCCCAGGTCCTGGAGCTGGTCGGCCTCGGCGGCAAGGAGGGCCGCATGCCCGGCGAGCTCTCCGGCGGCGAGCAGCAGCGCGTCGCCATCGCCCGCGCCTTCGTCAACCGCCCCGCCCTGCTGATCGCCGACGAGCCGACGGGCAACCTCGACCCGCAGACCTCCGTCGGCATCATGAAGCTCCTGGACCGGATCAACCGGACCGGGACCACCGTCATCATGGCCACGCACGACCAGCAGATCGTGGACCAGATGCGCAAGCGCGTCATCGAACTCGAACAGGGCCGGCTCGTGCGCGACCAGTCGCGCGGCGTCTACGGCTACCAGCACTGA
- a CDS encoding serine/threonine-protein kinase, protein MRPVGSKYLLEEPLGRGATGTVWRARQRETAGAEAAVAGQPGETVAIKVLKEELAQDADIVMRFLRERSVLLRLTHPNIVRTRDLVVEGDLLALVMDLVDGPDLHKYIRQNGPFSPVAAALLTAQIADALAASHADGVVHRDLKPANVLLDESHGQMKPMLTDFGIARLADSPGLTRTHEFVGTPAYVAPESAEGRPQTSAVDIYGAGILLYELVTGRPPFAGGTALEVLHRHLSEEPQRPPSVPEALWIVIEHCLRKEPDERPSAESLARGLRVVAAGIRVHSSPDEVEAALGVAALLAPDPSPAPVPGAPVAPGSAAAQAGAYDPDAYDPNAMTSVLPPVGGADATTVLPATTAPGAPGGAPDPTSVMPPVQQPDAPHPWQSQMRAARDRNEQTQMHYLDPSEDPLRRRPQRPAPQMPPPPQQPPRQQHRQAPPPQQYQPQQQYQQQPPPQQYAQQPPQHYQPQQYQPPQPPQYRQPQPPPQQQPPQPPPAPQQRRPQAPPREPRPPREPRRRSANPVRIPGLGCLKGCLVLILLLFVGGWLVWELTPLQEWIGTGKGWWDQVWSWGTDVVDFVGSIGDGAGGGSGS, encoded by the coding sequence GTGCGGCCAGTCGGCAGCAAGTACCTGCTCGAGGAGCCGCTCGGACGCGGCGCCACGGGCACCGTCTGGCGCGCCCGCCAGCGGGAGACCGCCGGTGCGGAAGCCGCCGTCGCCGGCCAGCCGGGCGAGACCGTGGCCATCAAGGTCCTCAAGGAGGAGCTGGCCCAGGACGCGGACATCGTCATGCGCTTCCTGCGCGAGCGCTCCGTCCTGCTGCGCCTGACCCACCCCAACATCGTGCGCACCCGCGACCTCGTCGTCGAGGGTGACCTGCTCGCCCTGGTCATGGACCTCGTCGACGGCCCGGACCTGCACAAGTACATCCGGCAGAACGGCCCCTTCAGCCCGGTCGCCGCCGCCCTGCTGACCGCCCAGATCGCGGACGCCCTCGCCGCCAGCCACGCCGACGGCGTGGTCCACCGCGACCTGAAGCCCGCCAACGTGCTGCTCGACGAGAGCCACGGCCAGATGAAGCCGATGCTCACCGACTTCGGCATCGCGCGCCTGGCCGACTCCCCGGGCCTGACCCGCACCCACGAGTTCGTCGGCACCCCCGCCTACGTGGCCCCCGAGTCCGCCGAGGGCCGCCCGCAGACCTCCGCCGTCGACATCTACGGCGCCGGCATCCTCCTCTACGAGCTGGTCACCGGCCGCCCGCCGTTCGCCGGCGGCACCGCGCTCGAAGTCCTCCACCGCCACCTCAGCGAGGAGCCGCAGCGGCCCCCCAGCGTGCCCGAGGCGCTGTGGATCGTCATCGAGCACTGCCTGCGCAAGGAGCCCGACGAGCGCCCCAGCGCCGAGAGTCTGGCCCGCGGTCTGCGCGTGGTCGCGGCCGGCATCCGCGTCCACTCCTCGCCCGACGAGGTCGAGGCCGCCCTCGGTGTCGCCGCCCTGCTCGCCCCCGACCCCTCGCCCGCCCCGGTCCCCGGCGCGCCGGTGGCCCCCGGCTCCGCCGCCGCGCAGGCCGGGGCGTACGACCCGGACGCGTACGACCCGAACGCCATGACGAGCGTGCTCCCGCCGGTCGGCGGCGCCGACGCCACCACCGTGCTGCCGGCCACCACCGCGCCCGGCGCCCCCGGCGGCGCGCCCGACCCGACGTCCGTCATGCCCCCGGTGCAGCAGCCCGACGCGCCGCATCCGTGGCAGTCGCAGATGCGGGCCGCGCGCGACCGCAACGAGCAGACGCAGATGCACTACCTCGACCCGAGCGAGGACCCCCTGCGCCGCCGCCCCCAGCGCCCGGCTCCGCAGATGCCGCCGCCCCCGCAGCAGCCGCCCCGGCAGCAGCACCGCCAGGCACCGCCGCCGCAGCAGTACCAGCCGCAGCAGCAGTACCAGCAGCAGCCTCCGCCGCAGCAGTACGCCCAGCAGCCGCCGCAGCACTACCAGCCCCAGCAGTACCAGCCGCCGCAGCCGCCCCAGTACCGCCAGCCCCAGCCGCCACCCCAGCAGCAGCCGCCGCAGCCGCCTCCCGCGCCGCAGCAGCGCCGGCCGCAGGCGCCCCCGCGCGAGCCCCGTCCGCCGCGCGAGCCGCGCCGCCGCAGCGCCAACCCCGTGCGGATCCCGGGCCTCGGCTGCCTCAAGGGCTGCCTGGTGCTGATTTTGCTGCTTTTCGTCGGCGGCTGGCTGGTCTGGGAGCTCACCCCGCTCCAGGAGTGGATCGGCACCGGCAAGGGCTGGTGGGACCAGGTCTGGAGCTGGGGCACCGACGTCGTCGACTTCGTCGGCTCCATCGGGGACGGCGCCGGCGGCGGCAGCGGCTCCTGA
- a CDS encoding FtsK/SpoIIIE domain-containing protein, with protein sequence MQIRLTVLGSRSGHQAATAPAGCDVLVTAPAGTALAAVASGLAAAAGGPDTGGTTVLYAGSRRLDPQRAVLGEPPLVDGAVLHLHVPGPDTAAVPATDGPGTPQLHVVSGPDAGGVHLLHPGSVRIGRSADADVPLDDPDVSRLHCAVTVLADGRVTVADLGSTNGTTLDGADVGAASVPLAPGALLRIGESTLRLAPAGGERPLAVVPDLEGHLGLPDASGGGTGTRAAGDTGPGDAARPGHSGAPGAAPGADGGTGTGPGTGGTRPGPGAGAPEPGTGPQAPAAAGPKRPFPAPSRNAGSAPDPTPGPGVAGSAPLGAAAAEAYPAGPADGGARPPRRRGGIGAWARKWVRGDEDDPGRPADPGTPAQAAPDEDDPAALLLAALGPTGRLWSRGAGHPRFMEAGLGAGSRVTFPECGSLGVAGPRARLTGVARSVIAQLAALHSPARLEIVLLAADRARPLAERRRDWGWLGWLPHVRPAHGQDCRLLLAYDRDQAAARTAELTRRLEDGPLGTGWAAADPAALRQAAAGYEGPRTLVVLDGDPDSAALRDLTGRLASHGAAAGIHLLVLAQTPAATAASPVATTYESACAATPAFRDCGRIALLSGDVATAVRGFAVSGGRPVAAGPTAVADGVSAAWAERFARALAPLRADGVQPGPGASRPAAANLPAASRLLDELGLARATPASLMARWAEATEQGQGVGGLAEVVLGSGRRGPVGAELVHDGPHLLVQGPAGSGRTELLRSIAASLAAAARPDRLGLLLLDGAGGERGDGLLPCTELPHVSAHLVACDPLRMREFAQALGAELKRRHELLDGVPFTEWHARRELSDRMVSPRRPAPGELNGDIDSPRTGTLRLRAAATRTEPAAGPTPLPRLVVLVDDFDALVAPALGSPGRPAAGSLVRILEGVAREGTRLGVHLVVASARPERTADTEAARLATLRVELDAPDQPGPGRGRLLYADGRAVPFQAGRVTGRIPRTATLRPTVVPVEWERMGDPPARRPVRELGNGPTDLALLASALDRASHLVSAIPVPFPQAP encoded by the coding sequence ATGCAGATCCGGCTGACCGTCCTCGGGTCGCGCAGCGGCCACCAGGCCGCCACCGCACCCGCCGGCTGTGACGTGCTCGTCACCGCGCCCGCCGGGACCGCGCTGGCCGCGGTCGCCTCCGGACTCGCGGCGGCCGCGGGCGGCCCCGACACCGGGGGCACCACCGTGCTGTACGCCGGTTCGCGCCGCCTCGACCCGCAGCGCGCCGTACTCGGCGAACCGCCCCTGGTGGACGGGGCGGTGCTGCACCTGCACGTCCCCGGACCCGACACCGCCGCCGTCCCGGCCACCGACGGTCCGGGCACCCCGCAGCTGCACGTGGTGTCCGGTCCCGACGCGGGCGGGGTCCACCTGCTGCACCCCGGGTCCGTGCGGATCGGGCGCTCGGCGGACGCCGACGTGCCGCTCGACGACCCGGACGTGTCGCGGCTGCACTGCGCGGTGACCGTGCTGGCCGACGGCCGGGTCACGGTCGCCGACCTCGGCTCGACGAACGGCACCACCCTGGACGGCGCCGACGTCGGCGCCGCCTCGGTCCCGCTGGCGCCGGGCGCGCTGCTGCGGATCGGCGAGTCCACGCTCCGGCTCGCCCCCGCGGGCGGCGAACGGCCGCTGGCGGTCGTCCCGGACCTGGAGGGCCACCTCGGCCTGCCGGACGCCTCCGGCGGAGGTACGGGAACCCGCGCGGCCGGGGACACCGGCCCCGGCGACGCCGCCCGCCCCGGCCACTCCGGCGCGCCGGGCGCGGCCCCGGGGGCCGACGGCGGCACGGGCACGGGCCCCGGCACCGGCGGAACGCGGCCCGGCCCGGGTGCGGGTGCCCCCGAGCCCGGTACGGGGCCGCAGGCCCCGGCCGCCGCCGGACCGAAGCGGCCCTTCCCCGCCCCTTCGCGCAACGCCGGCTCCGCCCCCGACCCCACCCCGGGCCCCGGCGTTGCCGGGTCGGCGCCGCTGGGCGCGGCTGCGGCCGAGGCGTACCCCGCCGGCCCCGCGGACGGCGGGGCCAGGCCGCCGCGCCGCCGCGGCGGGATCGGCGCGTGGGCCCGCAAGTGGGTGCGCGGCGACGAGGACGACCCGGGCCGGCCGGCCGATCCGGGGACGCCCGCGCAGGCCGCCCCCGACGAGGACGACCCCGCGGCCCTGCTGCTGGCGGCGCTCGGGCCCACCGGACGGCTGTGGTCGCGCGGGGCCGGGCACCCCCGGTTCATGGAGGCGGGGCTCGGCGCGGGCAGCCGCGTCACGTTCCCCGAATGCGGCTCGCTCGGCGTCGCCGGACCCCGGGCACGGCTGACGGGAGTGGCCCGCTCGGTGATCGCCCAGCTCGCCGCACTGCACTCGCCGGCCCGGCTGGAGATCGTCCTGCTGGCCGCCGACCGCGCCCGGCCCCTGGCGGAACGCCGCCGCGACTGGGGCTGGCTCGGCTGGCTGCCCCACGTCCGGCCCGCGCACGGCCAGGACTGCCGGCTGCTGCTCGCCTACGACCGCGACCAGGCGGCCGCCCGCACCGCCGAACTGACCCGGCGGCTGGAGGACGGCCCGCTCGGCACCGGCTGGGCGGCCGCGGACCCGGCGGCGCTGCGGCAGGCCGCCGCCGGGTACGAGGGCCCGCGCACGCTCGTGGTCCTGGACGGCGACCCGGACAGCGCGGCCCTGCGCGACCTCACCGGCCGCCTCGCCTCGCACGGGGCCGCGGCCGGCATCCACCTCCTGGTCCTCGCGCAGACCCCGGCCGCCACCGCGGCCTCCCCCGTCGCCACGACGTACGAGTCGGCCTGCGCCGCCACCCCCGCGTTCCGGGACTGCGGCCGGATCGCCCTGCTCAGCGGCGACGTGGCCACGGCCGTACGCGGCTTCGCGGTCAGCGGCGGCCGCCCGGTCGCCGCCGGCCCCACGGCGGTCGCCGACGGCGTCTCGGCGGCCTGGGCGGAGCGGTTCGCCCGGGCCCTGGCCCCGCTGCGCGCCGACGGCGTCCAGCCCGGCCCCGGCGCCTCCCGCCCGGCCGCGGCCAACCTCCCGGCGGCGTCCCGGCTGCTGGACGAGCTGGGGCTGGCCCGCGCCACCCCGGCCTCCCTGATGGCCCGCTGGGCGGAGGCCACCGAGCAGGGGCAGGGCGTCGGCGGCCTCGCGGAGGTCGTCCTCGGCTCCGGGCGGCGCGGGCCGGTCGGCGCCGAGCTGGTCCACGACGGCCCGCACCTGCTCGTTCAGGGTCCCGCGGGGAGCGGCCGCACGGAGCTGCTGCGCTCCATCGCCGCGTCCCTGGCCGCGGCGGCCCGCCCCGACCGCCTCGGCCTGCTCCTCCTCGACGGCGCCGGCGGCGAGCGCGGCGACGGTCTCCTGCCGTGCACGGAACTCCCGCACGTGTCGGCCCACCTCGTGGCCTGCGACCCGCTGCGCATGCGCGAGTTCGCGCAGGCCCTCGGGGCCGAGCTCAAGCGCCGCCACGAGCTGCTGGACGGCGTCCCCTTCACCGAGTGGCACGCCCGCCGCGAGCTCTCCGACCGGATGGTCTCGCCCCGCCGGCCGGCGCCCGGCGAGCTGAACGGGGACATCGACTCCCCGCGCACGGGCACCCTGCGGCTGCGCGCCGCCGCCACCCGCACCGAGCCGGCCGCCGGGCCGACCCCGCTGCCCCGGCTGGTGGTGCTGGTCGACGACTTCGACGCGCTGGTGGCCCCGGCGCTGGGCAGCCCCGGCCGGCCCGCCGCCGGTTCGCTGGTGCGGATCCTGGAGGGGGTGGCCCGGGAGGGCACCCGGCTGGGCGTGCACCTGGTGGTGGCCAGCGCCCGCCCGGAGCGGACCGCCGACACCGAGGCGGCCCGGCTGGCGACGCTGCGGGTCGAGCTGGACGCGCCCGACCAGCCGGGGCCGGGCCGGGGGCGGCTGCTGTACGCCGACGGGCGTGCGGTGCCGTTCCAGGCGGGCCGGGTCACCGGCCGGATCCCGCGCACGGCGACCCTGAGGCCGACCGTCGTTCCGGTGGAGTGGGAGCGGATGGGCGACCCGCCGGCCCGCCGCCCGGTGCGCGAGCTGGGCAACGGGCCGACCGACCTCGCACTGCTGGCCAGCGCCCTCGACCGGGCCTCCCACCTGGTCTCGGCGATACCGGTGCCGTTCCCCCAGGCCCCCTGA